A DNA window from Hordeum vulgare subsp. vulgare chromosome 1H, MorexV3_pseudomolecules_assembly, whole genome shotgun sequence contains the following coding sequences:
- the LOC123403300 gene encoding uncharacterized protein LOC123403300, which produces MAAVVAAENLKPEASTISGQPVELSPGQLHKLAELIHRQEVQKLQELKFESYAEQQNYLKDARDARDKVYHILDTAQAMVTEAEADNDATKQEIAKDVYEYCTKAIGTSLKFIRSYNTRLTYLDKLKTHSDDLIKQLKLLDPVTQQKEAQRLALEAGMYKKAALENAEKFQHFIPNQFSKWLKDNKIKFEDLVTDNMAKLGFKGPFKNLGDIQKLQVYDNIIAAAGHGKPVVTYTFEALGKVGVAALVFTAAVMVWDIYTAEDKLQAGVRDAVNALTSVVDLVIGQVVNTAVRAGFAALNIQIASAAVTVIGSVVGFGIGVLVGVAAGALLDLIFGSGTSNVQITDGLSGCRVAPMPDGLELARLIKHNYPDM; this is translated from the exons AtggccgccgtcgtcgccgcggAAAACCTGAAGCCCGAG GCTTCCACCATATCTGGCCAACCAGTTGAGTTAAGTCCAGGGCAGCTGCATAAGCTAGCCGAGCTGATCCATCGACAAGAAGTGCAGAAGCTTCAAGAGCTCAAGTTCGAGTCATACGCAGAGCAACAAAACTATCTCAAAGATGCAAGAGATGCCCGTGATAAGGTGTACCATATCCTTGACACTGCACAGGCGATGGTCACGGAGGCTGAGGCCGACAATGACGCCACCAAGCAAGAGATTGCTAAGGATGTCTATGAGTACTGCACCAAAGCCATCGGAACATCGCTCAAATTCATCCGTAGTTACAACACCCGTCTCACCTACCTTGACAAGCTCAAGACCCATAGTGATGATCTCATCAAGCAGCTAAAGTTGCTTGATCCGGTCACCCAACAGAAGGAAGCTCAACGCCTTGCTCTTGAGGCGGGCATGTACAAGAAAGCCGCACTTGAGAATGctgaaaagtttcaacattttataccaAATCAATTCTCAAAGTGGCTCAAGGATAACAAAATCAAGTTTGAGGATCTGGTGACAGA TAATATGGCAAAGCTTGGTTTTAAGGGGCCTTTTAAAAACTTGGGTGATATCCAAAAGCTACAG GTATATGACAATATTATTGCCGCAGCGGGACATGGAAAACCCGTGGTGACTTACACATTTGAAGCTTTGGGAAAAGTCGGAGTTGCAGCCTTGGTTTTTACAGCGGCTGTAATGGTGTGGGACATATACACAGCGGAGGATAAGCTGCAGGCAGGCGTTAGGGATGCAGTGAATGCGTTAACCTCAGTAGTCGATCTTGTAATAGGACAGGTAGTTAATACTGCTGTAAGAGCTGGATTCGCAGCACTCAACATCCAAATCGCTTCAGCTGCTGTCACGGTAATTGGATCAGTCGTCGGGTTCGGAATTGGTGTGCTCGTTGGGGTTGCTGCAGGCGCGTTGCTTGACTTGATTTTCGGCAGTGGAACTAGCAATGTGCAGATAACCGACGGGCTTAGTGGTTGTCGTGTGGCTCCTATGCCTGATGGTCTCGAACTAGCTCGCCTAATTAAGCACAACTACCCGGACATGTAA